In Cicer arietinum cultivar CDC Frontier isolate Library 1 chromosome 7, Cicar.CDCFrontier_v2.0, whole genome shotgun sequence, a single window of DNA contains:
- the LOC101511084 gene encoding probable GTP diphosphokinase RSH2, chloroplastic, which yields MAVSTIALYASPPSSVCSTPHPCQINTHASYDFELGSRSSSPASTATASTSTKPVMGGLSFLFSSPSAVKHVPLTSSFSGGGEDDELKELSSSFSYSPNKFGGSWKRDHHQIQSPVSVFQCPVSCSSSMGTFRPMRSGSGGLFDGFVRSALGSSCLDYFDSAGVNVVRGGVGFDGSSSSGVVDELTFNLEDTFVEPCFGFEFEPYAKKLLMSAQLRHKIFCEEFVIKAFFEAEKAHRGQMRASGDPYLQHCLETAVLLALIGANSTVVVAGLLHDTLDDAFLTYDYIFGTFGAGVADLVEGVSKLSHLSKLARDNNTASKSVEADRLHTMFLAMADARAVLIKLADRLHNMMTLDALPVAKQQRFAKETLEIFAPLANRLGISNWKEQLENLCFKHLNPVQHMELSSKLVESYDDAMIASAIERLEQALKDECISYHVISGRHKSLYSIYCKMLKKKLTIDDIHDINGLRLIVEKEEDCYKALKVVHQLWSEVPGKLKDYICCPKFNGYQSLHTVVMGEGKVPLEVQVRTKDMHLQAEFGFAAHWRYKEDHCQHSSYVLQMVEWARWVVTWQCETMSKDSTSVGYVDSIKPPCKFPSHAENCPYSYKPDCGQDGPVFVIMIENDKMSVQEFCANSTVLDLLERAGRASSRLTTYRFPLKEELRPRLNHKAVSDPNCKLKMGDVVELTPAIPDKSLTEYREEIQRMYDRGLTVSSMGTPATASSMVGTS from the exons ATGGCGGTTTCAACTATAGCTTTATACGCGAGTCCACCGAGTAGTGTATGTTCAACACCGCATCCATGTCAGATTAATACTCACGCTTCTTATGATTTCGAATTAGGATCTAGATCTTCATCACCGGCGTCGACGGCGACGGCATCGACGTCGACGAAGCCGGTGATGGGAGGTCTTTCGTTTTTATTCTCATCTCCGTCGGCGGTGAAACATGTTCCGTTAACTTCAAGCTTTTCCGGCGGCGGTGAAGATGATGAATTGAAGGAGCTGAGTAGTTCGTTTTCTTATTCTCCGAACAAATTCGGTGGATCATGGAAGAGGGATCATCATCAGATTCAGAGTCCAGTTTCTGTTTTTCAGTGTCCAGTTTCGTGCAGTAGTAGTATGGGTACATTTCGTCCGATGAGGAGTGGTAGTGGTGGGTTATTTGATGGGTTTGTGAGGAGTGCTTTGGGTTCTTCTTGTTTGGATTATTTTGATTCTGCTGGTGTTAATGTTGTTCGCGGTGGTGTTGGGTTTGATGGTAGTTCTTCTTCTGGAGTTGTTGATGAGTTGACTTTTAATTTGGAAGATACTTTTGTGGAGCCTTGCTTTGGTTTTGAGTTTGAGCCTTATGCTAAGAAGTTGTTGATGAGTGCTCAGTTGAGACACAAGATCTTTTGTGAAGAGTTTGTTATTAAGGCTTTCTTTGAAGCTGAGAAAGCACATAGAGGCCAG ATGAGAGCTAGTGGGGATCCTTATTTGCAGCATTGTTTGGAAACTGCTGTGTTACTGGCTTTGATTGGTGCGAATTCGACTGTTGTAGTTGCAGGGCTTTTGCATGATACTCTTGACGATGCATTTCTCACTTACGATTATATATTTGGGACGTTTGGAGCTGGCGTTGCTGATTTAGTTGAAGGG GTTTCTAAACTGAGTCACTTAAGCAAGCTGGCTCGAGACAATAATACAGCTAGCAAATCTGTTGAAGCTGACCGTTTGCATACAATGTTCCTTGCCATGGCAGATGCAAGAGCTGTCCTAATTAAATTGGCAGATCGATTACACAATATGATGACTCTAGATGCATTACCGGTTGCCAAGCAGCAGAGATTTGCAAAGGAGACTTTGGAGATTTTTGCACCTTTGGCCAATCGCTTAGGAATATCTAATTGGAAGGAACAATTAGAGAATTTATGTTTTAAGCATCTCAACCCAGTGCAGCACATGGAGCTTTCGTCAAAGCTTGTGGAATCGTATGATGATGCAATGATTGCTTCTGCAATTGAGAGATTAGAgcaagcacttaaagatgaatGCATATCTTATCATGTGATTTCTGGGCGGCATAAGAGCTTGTATAGCATTTATTGCAAAATGTTAAA GAAGAAACTAACCATAGATGATATCCATGACATTAATGGGCTGCGCTTGATTGTTGAGAAGGAGGAAGACTGTTACAAAGCCTTAAAAGTTGTTCACCAGTTATGGTCCGAGGTACCTGGAAAACTGAAAGACTACATATGTTGCCCCAAGTTCAATGG GTATCAATCTCTCCACACTGTGGTGATGGGTGAAGGCAAGGTTCCCCTCGAAGTACAAGTTCGAACAAAAGATATGCATTTACAAGCTGAATTTGGATTTGCAGCTCATTGGAGGTACAAGGAAGATCACTGTCAGCattcttcttatgtgcttcAGATGGTTGAGTGGGCTCGATGGGTTGTCACCTGGCAGTGTGAAACAATGAGCAAAGATTCTACTTCTGTTGGATATGTCGATTCAATCAAGCCACCTTGCAAGTTCCCTTCGCATGCTGAGAATTGTCCATATTCTTACAAGCCTGATTGTGGGCAGGATGGGCCTGTGTTTGTTATCATGATTGAGAACGATAAG ATGTCTGTCCAAGAATTTTGTGCAAACTCAACAGTTCTGGATTTGTTGGAGAGAGCCGGGCGTGCAAGCTCTAGGTTGACAACTTATAGGTTCCCTCTGAAGGAAGAATTGAGGCCAAGATTGAATCACAAGGCTGTAAGTGATCCAAATTGCAAGTTGAAGATGGGAGATGTGGTCGAGCTTACACCGGCCATACCTGACAAGTCTCTGACTGAATATAGGGAAGAAATCCAGCGAATGTATGATCGCGGGCTAACTGTATCAAGCATGGGAACTCCTGCTACTGCAAGCAGCATGGTTGGAACTAGTTGA
- the LOC101510759 gene encoding uncharacterized protein: protein MDTTYASSNHGTSQRSLAMILALASAIVLSPLYVNPKSDRRYYESKWSYGFVLPMVLAGLIIAIKKTSSSRSSSYVSSSTSTSFLPSHDPSLVLRIGSSSWGLAGVLVMLMLVLHWQASFQEFLWK from the coding sequence ATGGATACAACTTATGCTTCCTCAAACCATGGAACTTCACAAAGATCACTAGCTATGATATTGGCTCTAGCCTCAGCTATTGTGTTATCTCCTTTATATGTGAATCCAAAGAGTGATAGGAGATATTATGAATCAAAATGGAGCTATGGTTTTGTTCTGCCTATGGTTCTTGCTGGACTTATAATTGCTATTAAAAAAACCTCTTCATCAAGGTCTTCTTCTTATGTGTCATCATCTACAAGTACTTCTTTCTTACCTTCTCATGATCCTTCTTTGGTGCTTAGAATTGGAAGCTCTTCTTGGGGATTAGCTGGGGTTTTGGTTATGCTCATGCTTGTTCTTCATTGGCAAGCATCCTTTCAAGAGTTCCTGTGGAAATAG
- the LOC101510434 gene encoding E3 ubiquitin-protein ligase SPL2 isoform X1, giving the protein MSSQEQALASLISQLALSFDGAVLGLTVACIAVRSIRRFFTTSAAIRKINRAPSLSVSDLRSILDENDSDGDGNSDYGKVVIVRGTVDAKSSVDGSWKTLWPGVLVSRDSGDKGVIIQRTQTCIYSEWRGIFGWTSDIRALFTRSWRRRESTSLRKVPFVLIDVGRRSSAEYVVVSMDGSKHPLPLTTVYHKMQPINPPVYTFLQALFGHEYPVGLLDEEKILPLGKDISAVGLCSLRNGIAEIKSCNDLPYFLSDLSKEQMILELSFKMKILFWSGIVLGSMSVGILSYAVVNFQFLRNWNRWKQWKQRRQLQQQRQTIVEVNSQQDDEIEDVPDGQLCVICLMRRRRSVFIPCGHLVCCQGCAVSVESEVAPKCPVCRQEVHDSVRIFES; this is encoded by the exons ATGTCCTCTCAAGAACAAGCACTTGCCTCCCTTATTTCTCAACTTGCGCTATCCTTCGACGGCGCCGTTTTAGGTTTAACCGTAGCCTGCATCGCCGTTCGATCCATTCGCAGATTCTTCACCACCTCCGCCGCTATACGTAAGATCAACCGCGCTCCTTCCCTCTCCGTCTCCGACCTACGCTCGATCCTCGATGAGAACGACTCAGATGGCGATGGAAACTCTGATTATGGCAAAGTCGTAATTGTCCGTGGTACTGTTGACGCTAAGTCCTCCGTCGATGGCAGTTGGAAAACTTTGTGGCCTGGTGTCTTGGTTTCTCGTGACTCCGGTGATAAAGGCGTCATCATTCAGAGAACTCAAACg TGTATATATAGTGAATGGAGGGGCATATTTGGATGGACTTCTGATATTCGAGCCTTATTTACAAGATCTTGGAGACGACGAGAGTCCACATCATTAAGAAAG gtccCTTTTGTTCTCATTGATGTGGGACGGCGATCAAGTGCCGAGTATGTTGTTGTCAGCATGGATGGCTCAAAGCATCCTTTACCTCTGACAACAGTATATCATAAAATGCAACCCATAAATCCTCCTGTTTATACTTTCTTGCAAGCACTTTTTGGGCATGAGTATCCA GTTGGACTACTGGATGAAGAGAAAATTCTTCCCTTGGGAAAGGATATCAGTGCTGTAGGCCTCTGCAGTTTAAGAAACGGAATTGCTGAAATCAAGTCATGCAATGACCTGCCATATTTTCT GTCTGACTTGAGTAAAGAGCAGATGATTTTAGAACTTTCATTCAAAATGAAAATACTGTTTTGGAGTGGCATTGTTCTTGGTTCAATGTCAGTTGGGATCCTCAGCTATGCAGTTGTGAA TTTTCAATTTCTCAGGAACTGGAATAGATGGAAGCAATGGAAGCAACGAAGGCAGCTCCAGCAACAAAGGCAAACAATCGTTGAGGTTAATTCTCAGCAAGATGATGAGATTGAAGATGTTCCAGATGGACAATTATGCGTTATATGCCTGATGAGGAGAAGGCGTTCTGTGTTTATTCCATGTGGGCATCTTGTATGTTGCCAAGGGTGTGCCGTGTCAGTTGAAAGTGAAGTGGCACCCAAGTGTCCAGTTTGTCGTCAGGAGGTTCACGATTCAGTTCGAATTTTCGAATCTTGA
- the LOC101510434 gene encoding E3 ubiquitin-protein ligase SPL2 isoform X2 → MSSQEQALASLISQLALSFDGAVLGLTVACIAVRSIRRFFTTSAAIRKINRAPSLSVSDLRSILDENDSDGDGNSDYGKVVIVRGTVDAKSSVDGSWKTLWPGVLVSRDSGDKGVIIQRTQTCIYSEWRGIFGWTSDIRALFTRSWRRRESTSLRKVPFVLIDVGRRSSAEYVVVSMDGSKHPLPLTTVYHKMQPINPPVYTFLQALFGHEYPVGLLDEEKILPLGKDISAVGLCSLRNGIAEIKSCNDLPYFLSDLSKEQMILELSFKMKILFWSGIVLGSMSVGILSYAVVKNWNRWKQWKQRRQLQQQRQTIVEVNSQQDDEIEDVPDGQLCVICLMRRRRSVFIPCGHLVCCQGCAVSVESEVAPKCPVCRQEVHDSVRIFES, encoded by the exons ATGTCCTCTCAAGAACAAGCACTTGCCTCCCTTATTTCTCAACTTGCGCTATCCTTCGACGGCGCCGTTTTAGGTTTAACCGTAGCCTGCATCGCCGTTCGATCCATTCGCAGATTCTTCACCACCTCCGCCGCTATACGTAAGATCAACCGCGCTCCTTCCCTCTCCGTCTCCGACCTACGCTCGATCCTCGATGAGAACGACTCAGATGGCGATGGAAACTCTGATTATGGCAAAGTCGTAATTGTCCGTGGTACTGTTGACGCTAAGTCCTCCGTCGATGGCAGTTGGAAAACTTTGTGGCCTGGTGTCTTGGTTTCTCGTGACTCCGGTGATAAAGGCGTCATCATTCAGAGAACTCAAACg TGTATATATAGTGAATGGAGGGGCATATTTGGATGGACTTCTGATATTCGAGCCTTATTTACAAGATCTTGGAGACGACGAGAGTCCACATCATTAAGAAAG gtccCTTTTGTTCTCATTGATGTGGGACGGCGATCAAGTGCCGAGTATGTTGTTGTCAGCATGGATGGCTCAAAGCATCCTTTACCTCTGACAACAGTATATCATAAAATGCAACCCATAAATCCTCCTGTTTATACTTTCTTGCAAGCACTTTTTGGGCATGAGTATCCA GTTGGACTACTGGATGAAGAGAAAATTCTTCCCTTGGGAAAGGATATCAGTGCTGTAGGCCTCTGCAGTTTAAGAAACGGAATTGCTGAAATCAAGTCATGCAATGACCTGCCATATTTTCT GTCTGACTTGAGTAAAGAGCAGATGATTTTAGAACTTTCATTCAAAATGAAAATACTGTTTTGGAGTGGCATTGTTCTTGGTTCAATGTCAGTTGGGATCCTCAGCTATGCAGTTGTGAA GAACTGGAATAGATGGAAGCAATGGAAGCAACGAAGGCAGCTCCAGCAACAAAGGCAAACAATCGTTGAGGTTAATTCTCAGCAAGATGATGAGATTGAAGATGTTCCAGATGGACAATTATGCGTTATATGCCTGATGAGGAGAAGGCGTTCTGTGTTTATTCCATGTGGGCATCTTGTATGTTGCCAAGGGTGTGCCGTGTCAGTTGAAAGTGAAGTGGCACCCAAGTGTCCAGTTTGTCGTCAGGAGGTTCACGATTCAGTTCGAATTTTCGAATCTTGA
- the LOC101510109 gene encoding protein NODULATION SIGNALING PATHWAY 1 — translation MTMEPNPTSDHILDWLEGSVSFFPSFLDDPYNNGYIQEYQLWDQNQEISNQCQTDTNTDSTNATNSTTNIVAASTTTSTTSLEPNSSNNIPFSDLPKKRNATDESSLKKQSQNQKNKRIKSRSMNEADNGDAALEGTVVRKPGGNKKSAAKANGSNCNSGNNKDGRWAEQLLNPCAAAIAGGNLNRVQHLLYVLHELASTTGDANHRLAAHGLRALTHHLSSSSSSTSSGAITFASTEPRFFQKSLLKFYEVSPWFSFPNNIANASILQVLAEEPNNSRTIHILDIGVSHGVQWPTFLEALSRRPGGPPPLVRLTVVTASSSAENDQNMETPFSIGPCGDNFSTRLLGYAQSINVNLQINKLDNHPLQTLNAKIVDTSPDETFIVCAQFRLHHLNHHTPDERSEFLKVLRDMEPKGVILSENNLECCCSSCGDFATGFSRRVEYLWRFLDSTSSAFKGRENDERRMMEGEAAKALTNQREMNEGREKWCERMKEAGFAGEIFGEDAIDGGRALLRKYDSNWEMKVEEKNTSVGIWWKGQPVSFCSLWKLNKQLE, via the coding sequence ATGACCATGGAACCAAACCCAACATCAGATCACATTCTTGACTGGCTTGAAGGTTCTGTCTCTTTCTTTCCATCATTCTTGGATGATCCATATAACAATGGTTACATCCAAGAGTATCAGTTGTGGGATCAGAACCAAGAAATTAGCAACCAGTGTCAAACTGATACCAATACTGATTCAACTAATGCCACAAACAGCACCACCAATATTGTTGCTGCTAGTACTACCACAAGCACAACATCCCTTGAGCCTAATAGTTCCAATAACATACCCTTTTCTGATTTGCCGAAGAAAAGAAATGCCACCGATGAATCGAGTCTCAAGAAACAATCACAAAACCAAAAGAACAAGAGAATCAAGAGTCGTTCGATGAATGAAGCTGATAATGGAGATGCAGCTCTTGAAGGGACAGTGGTTAGAAAACCAGGTGGAAACAAGAAGAGTGCAGCTAAGGCCAATGGAAGTAACTGTAACAGTGGAAATAACAAGGATGGTAGGTGGGCTGAGCAGTTGCTCAATCCTTGTGCTGCAGCCATAGCCGGTGGAAATCTGAATCGTGTGCAACATCTCTTATATGTTCTCCATGAGCTGGCCTCAACTACTGGTGATGCCAACCACCGGCTCGCAGCGCATGGTCTCCGAGCACTGACACACCATCTATCTTCCTCTTCATCGTCTACCTCATCAGGGGCTATAACTTTTGCATCTACAGAACCACGATTCTTTCAAAAGTCGTTACTGAAGTTCTATGAGGTTAGCCCTTGGTTTTCCTTTCCTAATAACATAGCAAATGCTTCCATCCTTCAAGTTCTAGCTGAAGAGCCAAACAACTCACGGACGATTCACATCCTTGACATTGGAGTCTCTCATGGTGTTCAATGGCCAACTTTTCTAGAGGCCTTGAGTCGTCGACCTGGTGGACCTCCTCCTCTTGTTCGCCTCACTGTTGTTACTGCTTCTTCGTCAgctgaaaatgaccaaaatatggAGACCCCGTTCTCGATAGGTCCATGTGGTGATAACTTCTCTACTAGACTCCTTGGTTATGCACAGTCCATAAATGTCAATCTGCAGATAAACAAGCTTGATAATCATCCACTGCAGACATTAAATGCTAAAATTGTTGACACCTCCCCGGATGAAACCTTTATTGTATGTGCTCAGTTCAGGCTGCACCACTTGAATCATCACACTCCTGACGAAAGAAGCGAGTTTCTGAAGGTGTTGAGGGACATGGAGCCTAAAGGGGTGATATTAAGTGAGAACAACTTGGAGTGTTGCTGCAGTAGTTGTGGCGATTTTGCCACTGGATTCTCTCGAAGAGTGGAGTACTTATGGAGGTTTTTAGATTCAACCAGTTCGGCGTTCAAAGGTCGTGAGAATGATGAAAGGAGAATGATGGAAGGTGAGGCTGCAAAAGCATTGACAAACCAGCGCGAGATGAATGAAGGCAGAGAAAAATGGTGTGAAAGAATGAAAGAAGCAGGGTTTGCAGGGGAAATATTTGGCGAGGATGCAATTGACGGAGGTCGAGCTTTGCTAAGGAAGTATGATAGTAATTGGGAGATGAAAGTAGAAGAGAAGAATACAAGTGTGGGAATATGGTGGAAGGGGCAACCTGTTTCTTTCTGTTCTTTGTGGAAACTGAATAAACAACTAGAATAG